One Serpentinicella alkaliphila DNA segment encodes these proteins:
- a CDS encoding CheR family methyltransferase, which translates to MLGITDKEFMQLSDYIKMNFGIHLKKEKQTLVTGRLYNVLQQQGFNSFTDYYKYVIADKSGEAVVTLIDKITTNHTFFMREVDHFYYFRDTVLLYLANSVKEKDLRIWSAACSSGEEAYTLAMIIDEFFGVEKHMWDTKVLATDISNNILNTAKKGVYSRERISPLPSSWKKKYLKEYENDNYVFIDKIKNEVLFRKLNLMDRSFPFKKKFHVIFCRNVMIYFDNETKNELINKFYNLLEPGGFLFIGHSESINRDSPKFTYVRPSIYRKL; encoded by the coding sequence ATGCTAGGGATTACGGACAAAGAATTTATGCAGTTATCTGATTACATAAAGATGAATTTCGGCATTCATTTAAAAAAAGAAAAGCAGACTTTAGTAACTGGTAGATTATATAATGTTCTTCAACAACAAGGATTTAATAGTTTTACAGATTATTACAAATATGTTATAGCTGATAAAAGTGGTGAGGCGGTGGTTACTCTTATTGATAAAATTACTACAAATCATACGTTTTTCATGAGGGAAGTTGACCATTTCTATTATTTCCGGGATACGGTGCTACTTTATTTAGCGAATAGCGTTAAAGAAAAGGATTTAAGAATATGGAGTGCAGCCTGCAGTTCCGGGGAAGAAGCATATACTCTAGCAATGATAATAGATGAGTTTTTTGGAGTAGAGAAACATATGTGGGATACTAAAGTACTAGCTACTGATATATCAAATAATATTTTAAATACTGCAAAAAAAGGTGTATATAGTAGAGAGAGGATTTCACCTTTGCCCTCTAGTTGGAAAAAAAAGTATTTAAAAGAATATGAAAACGATAATTATGTTTTTATAGATAAAATAAAAAATGAAGTTTTATTTAGAAAACTTAATCTAATGGATAGAAGTTTTCCATTTAAAAAGAAATTTCACGTAATTTTCTGTAGAAATGTTATGATATACTTTGATAATGAAACTAAGAATGAATTGATTAATAAATTCTATAACTTATTGGAACCGGGAGGCTTTTTATTTATAGGACACTCGGAATCGATTAATAGGGATAGTCCAAAATTTACATACGTAAGACCTTCTATATACAGGAAATTATAA
- a CDS encoding response regulator, with the protein MRILIAEDDMVSRKFLNKFLSQYGECDLVVDGLEAIDAYMMSLKDDEPYELVCLDIMMPKVDGVKVLKAIKDLENQKGVSVNGGAKIIMTTALSEAQFVQKAFQYGCDAYASKPIDIEKLEQVLDKLGFKKIK; encoded by the coding sequence ATGAGGATTTTAATTGCGGAAGACGACATGGTTAGCAGGAAGTTTTTAAATAAATTTCTTTCTCAATATGGGGAATGTGATTTAGTAGTAGATGGATTAGAAGCCATAGATGCATATATGATGTCCTTAAAGGACGATGAGCCATATGAGTTAGTTTGTTTAGATATTATGATGCCAAAAGTTGATGGAGTAAAGGTTTTAAAGGCCATTAAGGATTTAGAAAACCAGAAGGGCGTATCAGTCAATGGAGGGGCGAAAATAATAATGACAACTGCATTATCGGAGGCTCAGTTCGTACAAAAGGCCTTTCAATATGGATGTGATGCATACGCTTCAAAACCAATAGATATTGAGAAACTAGAACAAGTGTTAGATAAGCTAGGTTTTAAGAAAATAAAATAA
- a CDS encoding tetratricopeptide repeat protein: MKNRDVYLNRRLFLVLGTFIIGSIAWVIFMYNGIYGERGMSQVSVVGISYDSIESLSLLDQIELLEEIEEYNEKTEYILSEYAKRRDALGYFANIKLARFYALNNKVEGSTYYNQAIGLYETKELKYEYAEFLKFNDIEKAAKVLVELLPDMAAIEGLESLGISHEDILDILFTKKQWQTYINYYRQNYGSEFEEIELDKKLKFGIALGNLGRYTEALSILEELNNKIVDNVDFKWWYARSLEELGQVREAKELYKGIG, encoded by the coding sequence ATGAAAAATAGAGACGTTTATTTGAATAGACGACTGTTTCTTGTACTAGGTACATTTATTATAGGCTCAATAGCATGGGTAATATTTATGTATAATGGTATTTATGGAGAACGTGGTATGTCACAGGTCTCTGTAGTCGGAATATCCTATGATAGTATAGAATCTCTATCATTACTTGATCAAATTGAGTTATTAGAGGAAATAGAAGAATATAATGAAAAAACTGAATATATTTTGTCAGAGTATGCAAAACGAAGAGATGCCCTAGGATATTTTGCAAATATAAAGTTAGCTAGATTTTATGCCTTAAATAATAAGGTTGAAGGGAGTACATATTATAATCAAGCCATAGGTCTATATGAAACTAAGGAACTAAAATACGAATATGCAGAATTTTTAAAGTTTAATGATATTGAAAAAGCAGCTAAAGTCCTTGTGGAACTACTACCAGATATGGCAGCAATAGAAGGTTTAGAGTCTTTAGGGATTAGTCATGAGGATATACTGGATATTCTATTTACAAAAAAACAGTGGCAAACTTATATCAATTACTATAGACAAAATTACGGTAGTGAGTTTGAAGAAATAGAGCTAGACAAAAAATTAAAATTTGGTATTGCCTTAGGTAATTTAGGCCGTTATACTGAAGCATTATCAATTCTAGAAGAGTTAAATAATAAAATAGTAGACAATGTGGACTTTAAATGGTGGTATGCTCGTTCCTTAGAGGAATTAGGACAAGTTAGGGAAGCAAAAGAGCTCTACAAAGGCATAGGTTAA
- a CDS encoding PAS domain S-box protein gives MMDINRVVLDSIGDGVITTDISGKIEYMNKAAEDITGWTQLEALDKHFEHVFNLINMISNEYIEGPINVVLQSGKSTGLRNNTGIISKYGSKKYVSANCTPINQDGIIKGVVVIFRDITKLKNIEENLLVERNNLKAAFEYSPIGMLIIDEDLIIKQVNTAFLNFLKENKSEIVGRRLGEGIRCHRTFSTPCGEGEKCKLCDIRNAINDVISTSIPKNSLIINHNICIDGRRVSPWLEISFIPITISGENHFMVSMNDITEQRNYEESLIRAQKSWIKMMDDFPIPIWRSDKSMKGDYYNKLYSEYFCKNIEDIRDYGWLNQIHPLDRHRCEQTFKESFDKLSVFQLEHKFKGYDGEYRWGLSIGAPYYDIEGNFAGYLGTVIDVTERKRTEEELKRYHLLAEKARDIILFLDFNGNIVDVNDAAVESYAYSKEELLSMNIYNLRDTDTVYSKEQFSGAIDKGISYENMHRRKDGSKFPVEVSSISTYLDGELIVLSIIRDISERVIINRALKQSEEKFRTLFDKTFDSVYLLEVVEDEDILARVIEANSKATQSLGYSREEFIGTSIFKINSLKSNTNKDSILKELIEKKTLLYEATHISKYGKEIPVEINSHYFENNNKKYILSVARDISERKKSEENLKKAKEEAEAANQAKGQFLANMSHEIRTPINGMVGMIDLTLLTDLNIEQRENLTIAKSCAASLLNVINDVLDFSKIEAGKLNIVNLDFNLKNLINDIIKAHSVHVEQKGLTLNYTLSSDVPTYIVGDKNRLQQILNNLLSNSIKFTNRGEVNLSIKKAKSNVDQLELLFEVSDSGIGIKKETRDKLFKSFSQVDSSFTRKYAGAGLGLVITKQLIEMMGGSIWVESEPGVGSSFYFTIKYEIASRSQLTSINTPSEINKLSEKKSILLVEDDNVNQIVLNRMLKEKGHSVHLANNGLEAIELYKQKEFDGILMDIQMPEMDGIEATRRIRKIESILGRSTPIIALTAFALRGDKEQFLSMGMDGYISKPVQMDELFRTIEKVFDKGNNKLPKGIRISEDGEIEFIKSYEIKPMESKVIAKIEEYISKLSDETVHNDFPQIEGIAHEIKNMANEIDADNIKTLAFKLELAIRRDNLTDALVFIEKIQTEFKTYKNALII, from the coding sequence ATGATGGATATAAATCGTGTAGTATTAGATTCCATAGGCGATGGTGTAATAACAACAGATATAAGTGGTAAAATCGAATATATGAATAAAGCAGCTGAAGATATAACTGGATGGACTCAACTAGAAGCTCTAGATAAACATTTTGAGCATGTTTTTAATTTAATTAATATGATTTCCAATGAATATATTGAAGGACCTATAAATGTGGTACTTCAAAGTGGAAAATCTACTGGACTTCGAAACAACACTGGAATAATATCAAAATATGGTAGTAAAAAATATGTATCCGCTAATTGTACCCCAATTAATCAGGACGGAATAATTAAAGGTGTTGTAGTAATTTTTAGGGATATAACAAAATTAAAAAATATTGAAGAGAATTTGCTAGTGGAGAGAAATAATCTAAAAGCAGCATTTGAATATTCACCTATAGGAATGCTAATTATAGATGAAGATTTAATAATTAAGCAAGTAAATACTGCATTTTTAAATTTCTTGAAAGAAAATAAATCAGAGATAGTTGGTAGAAGGCTTGGTGAAGGTATAAGATGCCATAGAACATTTTCTACTCCATGTGGAGAAGGCGAAAAATGCAAACTTTGCGATATACGGAATGCAATAAATGATGTTATTAGTACTTCTATCCCTAAAAATAGTTTAATAATTAACCACAATATATGTATAGATGGAAGACGGGTAAGCCCATGGCTAGAAATTAGCTTTATACCGATAACAATATCTGGTGAGAATCACTTCATGGTATCGATGAATGATATTACGGAACAAAGAAACTATGAAGAAAGCCTTATAAGGGCACAAAAATCCTGGATAAAAATGATGGATGATTTTCCAATACCAATCTGGCGTTCAGATAAAAGTATGAAGGGTGATTATTATAATAAACTATACTCAGAGTATTTCTGTAAAAATATAGAAGATATTAGAGACTATGGTTGGCTAAATCAAATTCATCCTTTAGATAGGCATAGATGTGAGCAGACGTTTAAAGAAAGCTTTGATAAGCTTAGTGTTTTTCAGCTAGAGCATAAATTCAAGGGATATGATGGTGAATATCGCTGGGGATTAAGTATAGGTGCACCCTACTATGATATTGAAGGTAATTTTGCTGGTTATTTAGGAACTGTAATTGATGTAACTGAAAGAAAAAGGACAGAAGAAGAATTAAAAAGATATCATTTGCTCGCTGAAAAAGCTAGAGATATTATTCTGTTTTTAGATTTTAATGGTAATATAGTGGATGTAAATGATGCAGCGGTAGAGTCCTATGCTTATTCGAAGGAAGAGTTACTATCAATGAATATATATAATCTTAGAGATACAGATACAGTGTATTCTAAAGAACAATTTAGTGGCGCTATAGATAAGGGAATTAGTTACGAGAACATGCATCGAAGGAAGGATGGTAGTAAATTCCCTGTAGAAGTAAGCTCTATAAGTACCTATTTAGACGGGGAACTGATAGTTTTAAGTATAATAAGGGATATATCAGAACGAGTGATTATAAATAGAGCTTTAAAGCAGAGTGAAGAGAAATTTAGAACTTTATTTGATAAAACCTTTGATTCAGTTTATCTATTAGAGGTAGTTGAAGACGAAGATATATTAGCTAGGGTAATAGAGGCGAATAGTAAAGCTACTCAAAGTTTGGGGTATAGTCGAGAGGAATTCATTGGAACATCTATATTTAAAATTAATAGTTTAAAAAGTAACACAAATAAAGACTCCATTCTAAAAGAACTCATTGAAAAAAAGACATTGTTATATGAAGCCACCCATATTTCAAAATACGGTAAAGAGATTCCTGTTGAAATAAACTCCCACTATTTTGAAAATAACAACAAGAAATATATTTTATCTGTTGCAAGAGATATATCTGAACGCAAAAAATCCGAAGAAAATCTGAAGAAAGCAAAGGAAGAAGCTGAAGCAGCGAACCAAGCTAAAGGTCAGTTTTTAGCAAATATGAGTCATGAAATTAGGACTCCTATTAATGGTATGGTAGGCATGATTGATTTAACTCTGCTTACGGACTTAAATATTGAGCAGAGAGAAAATCTAACAATAGCTAAAAGTTGTGCTGCATCACTACTTAACGTAATAAATGATGTATTAGATTTTTCTAAAATTGAAGCGGGCAAATTAAATATTGTAAATTTGGATTTTAATTTGAAAAATCTTATTAATGATATTATAAAGGCACATTCTGTTCATGTTGAACAAAAAGGATTAACCTTAAATTATACACTATCAAGTGATGTTCCAACCTATATAGTAGGAGATAAAAATAGGCTTCAGCAAATATTAAATAACCTATTGAGTAATAGTATTAAATTTACCAATAGGGGAGAAGTTAATCTATCTATAAAAAAAGCTAAATCGAACGTTGACCAACTAGAACTATTATTTGAAGTGTCGGATAGTGGGATTGGAATTAAAAAGGAAACCAGGGATAAGCTTTTTAAAAGTTTCAGTCAAGTGGATAGTTCTTTTACTAGAAAATATGCAGGTGCAGGCTTAGGGTTAGTAATAACAAAACAACTGATAGAGATGATGGGAGGAAGTATCTGGGTAGAAAGTGAACCCGGAGTAGGTAGTTCATTTTACTTTACAATAAAATATGAAATTGCTAGCAGATCACAGCTAACATCAATTAATACCCCTTCTGAAATTAACAAATTATCAGAGAAGAAGTCCATTCTACTAGTTGAAGATGATAATGTTAATCAAATAGTTCTAAATAGAATGCTAAAAGAAAAAGGACATAGTGTGCATTTAGCAAATAATGGTTTGGAAGCAATAGAGCTGTACAAACAAAAAGAATTTGATGGTATACTTATGGATATACAGATGCCTGAAATGGATGGTATAGAAGCAACAAGACGAATAAGAAAAATAGAGAGTATTTTGGGTAGATCCACTCCGATAATTGCATTGACTGCTTTTGCACTACGTGGGGATAAAGAACAATTTTTATCAATGGGAATGGACGGATATATTTCAAAACCTGTACAAATGGATGAGCTTTTCAGAACTATTGAGAAGGTATTTGATAAAGGAAATAATAAATTACCTAAAGGTATAAGAATTAGTGAAGATGGTGAGATTGAATTTATTAAATCATATGAAATTAAGCCAATGGAATCAAAAGTTATTGCTAAAATTGAGGAGTATATTTCTAAACTTTCTGATGAGACAGTTCATAATGATTTTCCTCAAATCGAGGGCATAGCCCATGAAATTAAAAATATGGCTAATGAAATTGATGCAGACAATATAAAAACCTTAGCGTTTAAATTAGAGCTTGCGATAAGAAGGGATAATTTAACTGATGCACTTGTCTTTATAGAAAAAATACAAACGGAATTTAAAACTTACAAAAATGCTTTGATCATTTAA
- a CDS encoding methyl-accepting chemotaxis protein encodes MKWFKNAEIKKKLIISFVLIALLAGVIGTMGIYNMNKLNGRTKELYYDRLIPVVDLSQVQKNLYIMRSNFLLLIHERNESQNPQLISEINKLHNENTELLMKYGQTKLNENEENYLQHVNDEITVYARHKDDIIGLIQTGNYNDALKLYTEFVRIRIQLDGDLSNLVNENIEEARIIYNRNISDFKTQLTIMIVIVIIGMSLAVGLGLLISSLISKPIGELVQVSNKIADGDLDVNIDIETKDEIGVLAQAFRRMTEKINDVMSNINSAAEQVAAGSKQVSDSSMGLSQGATEQASSIEELTASLEEISAQTRLNAESATEANNLAELAKSNAVLGNSQMKEMLGAMEGINDSSSSISKIIKVIDEIAFQTNILALNAAVEAARAGQHGKGFAVVAEEVRNLAARSANAAKETTTMIEGSIKKVEEGTRIANDTAIALNTIVDGVAKVANLVSDIAIASNEQAAAITQINQGIMQVSEVVQTNSATSEESAAASEELASQAELLNNQVARFKLKRSYQTGNYKGLEELNPEVLRVLENMNNKNKYSSELLNQSVNKKTKNIVLSDKEFGKY; translated from the coding sequence ATGAAATGGTTTAAAAATGCTGAAATTAAAAAGAAATTAATAATAAGCTTCGTGTTAATAGCTCTATTAGCCGGAGTTATTGGAACTATGGGTATATATAATATGAATAAACTAAATGGTAGAACAAAAGAATTGTACTATGACAGGTTAATTCCTGTTGTAGATTTATCACAAGTACAAAAAAACCTATATATAATGCGTTCAAACTTTTTATTGTTAATACACGAAAGAAATGAGTCTCAAAACCCGCAATTAATCTCAGAAATAAATAAACTACACAATGAAAATACGGAATTACTCATGAAATATGGACAGACTAAATTAAATGAAAATGAAGAGAACTATTTACAACATGTAAATGATGAGATTACAGTTTATGCAAGACATAAGGATGACATTATTGGGTTAATACAGACAGGAAACTATAATGATGCTCTTAAGCTATACACAGAGTTTGTAAGGATAAGGATTCAGTTAGATGGGGATTTATCAAATTTAGTAAATGAAAATATAGAAGAGGCTAGAATAATATATAATAGAAATATATCTGATTTTAAGACTCAGCTTACTATAATGATTGTAATTGTTATTATAGGAATGTCACTTGCTGTAGGTCTAGGCCTACTTATTTCAAGCTTAATTAGTAAGCCAATAGGAGAACTAGTACAAGTTTCAAATAAAATTGCCGACGGGGATCTAGATGTGAATATTGATATCGAGACAAAGGATGAAATAGGAGTTTTAGCACAAGCCTTTAGAAGGATGACAGAAAAAATTAATGATGTTATGTCTAACATAAACTCAGCTGCTGAGCAGGTGGCTGCTGGTTCTAAACAAGTATCTGATTCGAGTATGGGCTTATCCCAAGGGGCAACGGAGCAAGCTAGCTCCATAGAAGAATTGACAGCATCCTTAGAAGAAATCTCTGCCCAAACTAGACTTAATGCTGAAAGTGCTACTGAAGCTAATAATTTAGCGGAATTGGCTAAATCCAATGCAGTTTTAGGTAACAGTCAAATGAAAGAAATGCTTGGTGCTATGGAAGGAATAAATGATTCTTCTAGCAGTATATCAAAAATTATTAAAGTTATTGATGAGATTGCGTTCCAAACTAATATATTAGCCTTAAATGCTGCTGTTGAGGCTGCCAGAGCCGGCCAACATGGCAAAGGCTTTGCAGTCGTTGCAGAGGAAGTTCGTAATTTAGCCGCAAGGTCTGCTAATGCTGCTAAAGAAACTACAACTATGATAGAGGGATCCATAAAAAAAGTTGAAGAGGGAACAAGGATTGCAAATGATACAGCAATTGCATTAAATACAATTGTAGATGGAGTTGCAAAAGTTGCAAATTTAGTTAGTGATATTGCAATAGCATCAAATGAACAGGCTGCTGCAATTACACAAATAAATCAAGGTATTATGCAAGTATCAGAGGTTGTCCAAACAAACTCTGCAACATCAGAGGAAAGTGCAGCAGCTAGTGAAGAATTAGCAAGTCAGGCAGAATTGTTAAATAATCAAGTTGCAAGATTTAAACTAAAGAGAAGTTATCAAACTGGAAATTACAAAGGATTAGAGGAACTAAATCCAGAGGTATTAAGAGTACTTGAGAATATGAATAATAAAAATAAGTATAGTAGTGAATTATTAAATCAAAGTGTTAATAAAAAAACTAAAAATATTGTATTAAGTGATAAAGAATTTGGAAAATATTAG
- a CDS encoding chemotaxis protein CheW, giving the protein MATYSVQNIMVEEEEDTQKNKFLTFSLGEELYGIEIKYVTEIIGIHVITQIPEMPEYIRGIINLRGKIIPVMDVRLRFNKEFREYNDRTCVIVIDIKEVSIGLIVDSVCEVLTIQETDIVPPPDIKKGSNRYIKGIGKTGSDVKLILDCERLLNDHETESIVNIQS; this is encoded by the coding sequence ATGGCTACATATTCAGTCCAGAATATTATGGTCGAAGAAGAGGAAGATACACAGAAAAATAAGTTTCTGACTTTCTCATTAGGTGAAGAACTTTACGGTATTGAAATTAAGTATGTGACAGAGATTATTGGGATTCATGTTATTACACAGATTCCTGAGATGCCAGAATACATAAGAGGCATTATAAATCTGAGGGGTAAAATAATTCCAGTCATGGATGTGAGACTTAGGTTTAATAAGGAGTTCAGAGAATATAACGATAGAACCTGTGTAATTGTGATAGATATAAAAGAAGTGTCCATTGGACTTATAGTTGATAGCGTATGTGAGGTGTTGACTATACAAGAGACTGATATAGTTCCCCCCCCAGATATAAAAAAAGGAAGTAATAGATATATAAAAGGTATAGGCAAAACAGGAAGTGATGTTAAATTAATATTAGACTGTGAGAGATTACTTAACGACCATGAGACTGAAAGTATTGTAAATATACAATCATAA
- a CDS encoding chemotaxis protein CheA, whose translation MFDNEQSLQEIRERGFTLFIKADKSYEEINEILLQCLFLKSLELTSLEGHREFEGERHSTAIVEKVSEKLKEDIEVIDKESVSSSQSIISVNVMKLDKLMDLVGEMVIAEAMVTQNPDLKGLELENFQKAARQLRKITSELQDTVMSIRMVPMTNTFQKMHRIVRDMSKKLGKEVKLEIIGEETEVDKNIIDNISDPIMHLVRNAIDHGIELAEERESLGKLKKGTVTLEAKNVGSDVLIIIKDDGRGLDKARILKKAKDNGILTKPEAEMTDKEIYNLIFIPGFSTKEDVTEFSGRGVGMDVVIKNIEAIGGSASIESFVGSGSVITLKIPLTLAIIEGMNIQVGASRYTLPTTVIKQSFRPLEKEIIKDPHGNEMIMVRGHCYPILRLHKHFRIKSKYAHLSEGILIMIEQEDQNMCIFADELIGHQQVVVKSLPNYIKNTNNVAALTGCTLLGDGSISLILDIGELFQLAR comes from the coding sequence TTGTTTGATAATGAACAGAGCTTACAAGAAATAAGGGAAAGGGGTTTTACACTTTTTATAAAAGCGGACAAGTCCTATGAGGAAATAAATGAAATACTTTTACAATGTCTATTTTTAAAAAGTTTGGAACTTACTAGTCTAGAGGGTCATAGGGAATTCGAAGGGGAGAGACACTCTACGGCTATTGTAGAAAAAGTATCAGAAAAATTAAAAGAAGATATAGAGGTAATTGATAAGGAAAGTGTAAGCTCATCACAGAGCATTATAAGTGTAAATGTAATGAAACTTGATAAACTAATGGATTTAGTAGGCGAAATGGTTATTGCCGAGGCAATGGTTACTCAAAACCCTGACTTAAAAGGATTAGAATTAGAAAATTTTCAAAAAGCAGCAAGACAGCTTAGAAAAATAACTAGTGAACTTCAGGATACAGTAATGTCTATTAGAATGGTTCCAATGACAAATACTTTTCAAAAAATGCATAGGATTGTACGGGATATGAGCAAGAAGCTAGGTAAGGAAGTTAAGTTAGAAATAATCGGAGAAGAGACGGAAGTGGATAAGAATATTATTGACAATATATCGGACCCTATTATGCACTTAGTAAGAAATGCAATAGATCACGGCATTGAATTAGCTGAAGAAAGAGAATCATTAGGAAAACTTAAAAAAGGAACTGTAACTTTAGAGGCTAAAAACGTTGGAAGTGATGTGTTAATCATCATTAAAGATGATGGCCGAGGATTAGATAAAGCTAGGATTCTTAAAAAGGCAAAAGATAACGGGATACTAACTAAGCCAGAAGCTGAAATGACTGATAAAGAAATATATAACCTTATATTCATTCCAGGATTTTCTACAAAGGAGGATGTAACTGAATTTTCTGGCAGAGGTGTGGGAATGGATGTAGTTATAAAGAATATAGAGGCAATAGGTGGATCCGCTTCAATTGAAAGTTTCGTAGGATCGGGATCGGTAATAACACTTAAAATTCCTTTAACTCTAGCCATTATAGAAGGAATGAACATACAAGTAGGGGCTTCTAGATATACTCTTCCAACAACTGTTATAAAGCAATCCTTTAGGCCTTTAGAAAAAGAGATTATAAAGGATCCACATGGGAATGAAATGATTATGGTAAGGGGCCATTGCTATCCGATTTTAAGACTTCATAAACATTTTAGAATAAAGTCAAAATATGCTCATTTATCCGAAGGTATTTTAATTATGATTGAACAAGAGGACCAAAACATGTGTATTTTTGCTGATGAATTAATTGGTCATCAACAAGTTGTTGTTAAATCACTCCCTAATTATATAAAGAATACAAATAACGTAGCAGCTCTAACAGGATGTACCTTACTAGGGGATGGGAGTATAAGTTTAATTTTAGATATTGGAGAGTTGTTCCAACTAGCTAGATAG
- a CDS encoding protein-glutamate methylesterase/protein-glutamine glutaminase, whose translation MNSKIKVLVVDDSLVFREVLARGISSDPNIVVVAKAEDAFDARDKILKYEPDVMTCDVEMPKLNGIEFIRRLLPQYPLPVIVVSSVSYAVFDAMNVGAVDFVTKPNINCSRGIEEFIYELIQKVKIVSRANINPNAEVNKFNFISGDSVDTTKIIAIGASTGGTDAIYNILKSMPPTTPGIVVVQHIPPIFSKMFAERLKNKTKLMVKEAENGDYIEPGKVLIAPGDRHMKVKKQGDRYKVEVFSGEKINGHCPAVDVLFESVGKEVGSNAIGIILTGMGYDGARGLLSMRRKGARTIGQDQQSSVVYGMPKVANDIGAVEKQVSLHDIPKILYSMINKI comes from the coding sequence GTGAATAGTAAGATTAAAGTTTTAGTTGTAGACGACTCCTTAGTTTTTAGGGAAGTGCTGGCAAGGGGTATTTCTTCAGACCCGAATATAGTGGTAGTTGCTAAGGCAGAAGATGCCTTCGATGCTAGGGATAAAATATTAAAATATGAACCAGATGTTATGACTTGTGATGTTGAAATGCCAAAACTAAACGGAATTGAATTTATACGTAGATTGTTACCACAATATCCATTGCCTGTTATAGTTGTAAGTAGTGTAAGCTATGCAGTTTTTGATGCTATGAATGTAGGGGCAGTAGATTTTGTAACTAAGCCAAATATTAATTGTTCTAGAGGAATTGAAGAGTTTATTTATGAGTTGATTCAAAAGGTAAAAATCGTATCTAGAGCTAATATAAATCCAAATGCAGAAGTGAATAAATTTAACTTCATCAGTGGAGATAGTGTGGATACAACAAAAATTATAGCTATAGGGGCATCAACTGGGGGGACAGATGCAATCTACAATATACTAAAGTCCATGCCTCCTACTACTCCGGGTATTGTAGTAGTACAGCATATACCTCCAATATTTTCAAAGATGTTTGCTGAGAGGCTTAAAAATAAGACTAAATTAATGGTCAAAGAGGCTGAGAATGGAGACTATATTGAACCTGGAAAAGTGTTAATTGCCCCAGGTGATAGACATATGAAAGTAAAAAAACAAGGTGATAGGTATAAAGTAGAGGTATTTAGTGGAGAAAAGATAAATGGACATTGTCCTGCAGTTGATGTTTTATTCGAATCAGTTGGAAAAGAGGTCGGAAGTAATGCTATTGGAATTATATTAACAGGTATGGGTTATGATGGAGCTAGAGGACTACTATCTATGAGAAGAAAAGGGGCTAGAACTATTGGTCAAGATCAACAGTCTTCTGTAGTCTATGGTATGCCAAAAGTAGCTAATGATATCGGAGCAGTTGAGAAGCAAGTCTCTCTTCATGATATTCCTAAGATACTTTATTCAATGATAAATAAAATATAG